The nucleotide window TAATTCTAGATTTCGATAAAATGCCATCAATAGTTCTGACTAGATTTAAGATCCGAAAATATTTTTGCAATATTTTATTGTAAAATCCAAAATTTATAAACAAACAATTTCATAAATGGTGATGGGTTTTAATTTTCCTTCGACAATGACTTGGTCCATCTCAAGTAAGAGGAAGCTGGCCTGAACCGAATAATTACCTTCTAATTGTTTAAATGTAGCCAAAGAAACAAAAATTGGGCAATGATAATGTTGGGTTAGACCTTCGATTCTGGAAGCAAAGTTCACATTGTCTCCGATGACATTATATTCCAACCTTCGGTCGGAACCTATTT belongs to Leptospira terpstrae serovar Hualin str. LT 11-33 = ATCC 700639 and includes:
- a CDS encoding adenylate/guanylate cyclase domain-containing protein, with the protein product MSIYHDSWNRINNPSYVKLQVRIGIHTGEAIVGKIGSDRRLEYNVIGDNVNFASRIEGLTQHYHCPIFVSLATFKQLEGNYSVQASFLLLEMDQVIVEGKLKPITIYEIVCL